One part of the Astatotilapia calliptera chromosome 9, fAstCal1.2, whole genome shotgun sequence genome encodes these proteins:
- the LOC113029427 gene encoding eotaxin-like, with protein sequence MTVKILSITLLLLSVCVCCHSSEGTRHRHPGLKPPCCVDITKGNKTAEVVGETYREQAASGSCVKAIIFNTKDRKQLCADPDAQWVKDLTAKMKKV encoded by the exons ATGACTGTGAAGATcctctccatcactctcctcctgctctcggtgtgtgtgtgctgccacTCCTCTGAAG GTACTCGTCATCGTCATCCTGGACTGAAACCACCGTGCTGCGTTGACATCACCAAAGGCAATAAGACTGCTGAGGTGGTGGGGGAAACATATCGTGAGCAGGCTGCAAGCGGAAGCTGTGTGAAGGCTATAAT TTTTAACACAAAAGATAGGAAACAACTTTGTGCTGATCCAGACGCTCAGTGGGTCAAAGATC TCACTGCCAAAATGAAGAAGGTGTGA